The following coding sequences lie in one Rhodoflexus caldus genomic window:
- a CDS encoding S24 family peptidase produces METTVGQRITLLIDHYCGGSEKRFAESLGVSPAVINNYTNGKQQSKPGFDMLHKICTTYPQVQIEWLISGYGEMLKQTMEEKSAAAAANMRSIPLLDVKAAANGKGGYLPESSYIASEEVIHLPHHLVRGGRHIAVTVRGDSMSPTLQHGDIIICKEIERHRWQELPQQEVCLVESEENGLQVKRIENRLPQEGLITCLSDNSEHAPFQLSHEQIRQVWQVCWRLSGYLEPPATLRAIA; encoded by the coding sequence ATGGAAACCACCGTCGGACAACGCATTACCCTGCTGATAGACCACTACTGCGGGGGCAGCGAAAAGCGATTCGCCGAATCGCTCGGGGTAAGCCCTGCCGTTATTAATAATTACACCAACGGCAAACAGCAGAGCAAACCCGGTTTTGATATGCTGCACAAAATCTGCACAACCTATCCGCAAGTACAAATAGAGTGGCTGATTAGCGGATACGGAGAAATGCTTAAGCAGACAATGGAGGAAAAATCGGCAGCTGCGGCAGCTAACATGCGCAGCATCCCGTTGTTGGATGTAAAAGCGGCCGCCAATGGCAAAGGCGGCTATTTGCCCGAAAGCTCCTACATTGCTTCGGAAGAAGTCATCCATTTGCCGCACCATTTGGTGCGGGGTGGCAGGCACATTGCCGTAACTGTTCGCGGCGACAGTATGTCTCCTACTTTACAACACGGCGATATTATTATTTGCAAGGAAATTGAGCGCCATCGTTGGCAGGAGTTGCCACAACAAGAGGTTTGTTTGGTAGAAAGCGAAGAAAACGGCTTGCAGGTAAAACGCATTGAAAACCGACTGCCGCAAGAGGGGCTGATTACCTGCCTGAGCGACAACTCCGAACATGCCCCCTTCCAACTCTCGCATGAACAAATCAGGCAGGTTTGGCAGGTTTGCTGGCGACTTTCCGGCTATCTGGAGCCTCCTGCCACGTTGCGGGCTATTGCGTAG
- a CDS encoding eL24 family ribosomal protein, which produces MKTTKSILAPQLSCRHCGKQIQYVTSAEQQFCSNTCRSSFNQSVRLQQQTRLTVSHLATARRSGAKKAQPEAAVMQAQPVMPLKPSAEVAAFAKDATPEQLLALLEKTLVELAEAKAQNAVFQEELGKFRRVAGNLFYLAS; this is translated from the coding sequence ATGAAAACCACAAAATCCATCCTTGCGCCTCAATTGAGTTGCCGGCACTGCGGCAAGCAGATTCAGTACGTTACCAGTGCCGAGCAGCAGTTTTGCTCCAATACCTGCCGCAGCAGCTTTAACCAGTCGGTGCGATTGCAGCAGCAAACCCGCCTGACAGTTTCGCACCTTGCTACTGCGCGCCGCAGCGGAGCCAAAAAAGCACAGCCCGAAGCAGCCGTAATGCAGGCACAGCCCGTAATGCCCCTGAAACCAAGTGCAGAAGTGGCAGCCTTTGCCAAAGATGCTACACCCGAGCAACTGTTGGCGCTGTTGGAAAAAACCCTTGTGGAATTGGCAGAAGCCAAAGCGCAAAATGCTGTTTTTCAGGAAGAACTCGGCAAATTTCGCAGAGTGGCCGGTAATCTGTTCTATCTGGCAAGCTGA
- a CDS encoding polysaccharide biosynthesis protein yields MENVKKLLNRAFMHQMPIASIDLFLSVFAFVAAVALRFNMEVRSDIVEAIPATLLVIVIARGIAFYYFKTYSGIIRYAGVHDVMRIFSALVVSDAIIVMVYYASIVPQMSHAYSFSIAVICAILTLVLMLAYRFGLVIFYRYVKPEQQVSQQRKVNVVICGASNWALATKRTMENDALFNYRIVAFFDEDPTTTYKLLDGIRVISNHEQLDQIIQKYGVHKVVIAQNTLTGKYQAFADYCLQMGLEVLKIPPVHLWSGGSFQVKQLQQINIEDLLERDPIVLNSRHIMQFVKGRKVLVTGAAGSIGRELVRQIAHLNPVQLIILDKAESPLHELHLAIQEEVFFDDVVPVLANIASLPRMEEVFMQYKPDIVYHAAAYKHVPMLEAHPCEAVKNNIIGTKIVADLAVKYQAERFVMVSTDKAVNPTNVMGASKRMAEIYVQALNRSIMNTNTQFIITRFGNVLGSDGSVIPRFKKQIEAGGPVTVTSPKITRYFMTIPEACQLILEASTMGAAGQIFIFDMGKPVKIVDLAKKMIRLAGYEPDKDIAIHFTGLRPGEKLIEELLTDSEGLTRTYHPKIMIGQDKLSYTYNTVSAYMEAFRNALEKRDSMEMVRIMKKAIPEYISNNSVYQKLDKEKILIPVNTVSHA; encoded by the coding sequence ATGGAAAATGTTAAAAAGTTGCTTAATCGTGCATTCATGCATCAAATGCCGATAGCATCCATCGATTTATTTCTGTCTGTTTTCGCCTTCGTGGCAGCCGTTGCATTGCGGTTCAATATGGAGGTGAGAAGCGATATAGTAGAAGCAATCCCTGCTACTTTGTTAGTGATTGTTATTGCCAGAGGTATTGCGTTTTATTATTTTAAAACGTACTCAGGTATTATCAGATATGCCGGTGTACACGATGTTATGCGCATCTTTTCTGCCTTAGTGGTAAGCGATGCCATCATTGTGATGGTGTATTACGCAAGCATAGTACCTCAGATGAGCCACGCTTATTCTTTTTCGATAGCCGTTATTTGTGCAATACTTACGCTTGTATTGATGCTGGCTTATCGGTTTGGGCTGGTCATATTTTATCGGTATGTGAAGCCGGAGCAACAAGTGTCGCAGCAAAGAAAGGTTAATGTGGTGATATGCGGGGCAAGCAATTGGGCACTTGCCACTAAGCGCACCATGGAAAATGATGCATTGTTTAACTATCGTATCGTGGCATTTTTTGATGAAGACCCTACGACTACCTATAAGTTGCTGGATGGCATCCGTGTAATCAGCAACCATGAGCAACTTGACCAGATTATCCAAAAATACGGCGTGCACAAAGTGGTGATTGCGCAAAACACACTGACAGGTAAGTATCAGGCTTTTGCGGACTATTGCCTGCAAATGGGTTTGGAGGTGCTGAAAATTCCTCCGGTTCACTTGTGGTCGGGTGGCAGTTTTCAGGTAAAACAATTGCAGCAAATCAACATTGAAGACTTGTTGGAACGCGACCCGATAGTATTGAACAGCAGGCACATCATGCAATTTGTGAAAGGTCGCAAAGTGCTTGTTACGGGTGCTGCCGGCTCCATCGGGCGCGAACTTGTCCGCCAAATAGCCCATCTGAACCCTGTACAACTCATTATTCTGGATAAGGCCGAGTCGCCGCTGCACGAGTTGCATCTGGCCATTCAGGAAGAGGTATTTTTTGATGATGTTGTACCTGTATTGGCCAACATAGCGTCCTTGCCCAGAATGGAGGAAGTTTTTATGCAATACAAACCCGACATTGTCTATCATGCCGCCGCATACAAGCACGTGCCCATGCTGGAAGCACACCCGTGTGAGGCAGTAAAAAACAATATTATTGGAACTAAAATAGTGGCAGACCTTGCCGTAAAGTATCAGGCAGAGCGTTTTGTAATGGTTTCTACCGACAAGGCAGTGAATCCGACCAATGTGATGGGGGCATCTAAGCGCATGGCAGAGATTTATGTGCAGGCGCTCAACCGAAGCATCATGAACACGAATACGCAATTCATTATTACGCGTTTCGGCAACGTATTGGGCTCAGACGGTTCCGTAATTCCGCGATTTAAGAAGCAGATAGAGGCAGGCGGCCCCGTTACCGTAACATCGCCCAAAATTACCCGCTATTTTATGACCATCCCCGAGGCTTGTCAATTAATATTAGAAGCAAGCACAATGGGTGCTGCCGGACAAATTTTTATATTTGACATGGGTAAGCCCGTGAAAATTGTTGATTTGGCGAAAAAAATGATTCGTTTGGCAGGCTATGAACCTGATAAAGATATCGCCATCCATTTTACGGGATTGCGCCCCGGCGAAAAACTGATAGAAGAACTGCTGACCGATTCGGAAGGGCTAACTAGGACCTATCATCCTAAAATTATGATTGGTCAAGATAAGTTGAGCTATACGTACAACACCGTCAGTGCCTACATGGAAGCATTCCGAAATGCGCTGGAAAAAAGGGACAGTATGGAAATGGTGCGCATTATGAAGAAAGCTATCCCCGAATATATCAGCAACAACTCTGTTTATCAGAAATTGGATAAAGAGAAAATTTTAATCCCTGTTAATACAGTTTCCCATGCTTAA
- a CDS encoding MIP/aquaporin family protein, whose translation MTPFTAELLGTFLLILFGNGVVANVALARTKSQNGGWIVITLAWGLAVAMAVYVVGRISGAHLNPAVTLAMASTGAFPTADVPTYLLAQFIGAFLGAALTFAYFRPHFAATADKDTKLAVFATSPAINKPLNNLLSEIIGTFVLVLGIMGIGANQLADGINPLLVGLLVVLIGLALGGTTGYAINPFRDLAPRLAHFLLPIPDKGSSNWGYAWIPVAGPVLGGTAAAQFFDVVVKGNSAGTLFYISIIPVVLLFVWNVFKD comes from the coding sequence ATGACACCATTTACAGCCGAATTGCTCGGTACATTCCTCTTGATTCTTTTCGGCAACGGTGTTGTTGCCAATGTAGCACTGGCTCGCACCAAGTCGCAAAACGGCGGCTGGATAGTTATTACGCTGGCTTGGGGGCTGGCAGTCGCAATGGCCGTTTATGTAGTAGGGCGCATCAGCGGTGCGCATTTGAACCCCGCCGTAACGTTGGCAATGGCCTCCACAGGTGCATTCCCGACGGCAGACGTGCCGACCTACCTGCTGGCGCAGTTTATCGGTGCTTTTTTGGGGGCTGCCCTTACTTTTGCCTATTTCCGTCCGCACTTTGCCGCCACCGCAGACAAAGACACAAAGCTGGCCGTATTTGCTACCTCTCCGGCTATCAACAAACCGCTGAACAACCTGCTGAGTGAAATTATCGGCACGTTCGTGCTTGTATTAGGCATTATGGGCATCGGTGCAAACCAACTTGCCGATGGTATCAATCCGCTGCTGGTAGGCTTATTGGTTGTCCTCATCGGATTGGCGCTGGGAGGCACTACGGGCTATGCCATCAACCCCTTCCGCGACTTAGCCCCAAGGCTGGCGCATTTTCTGCTCCCCATTCCCGACAAAGGCAGCAGCAATTGGGGTTATGCTTGGATACCCGTTGCAGGGCCTGTTCTTGGCGGAACGGCTGCTGCACAGTTTTTTGACGTAGTTGTTAAAGGCAATTCGGCAGGAACACTTTTTTACATCAGTATTATTCCTGTTGTGCTTCTCTTCGTTTGGAATGTTTTTAAGGATTAG
- a CDS encoding helix-turn-helix domain-containing protein, translated as MKSQAVILLPTAKRVLEQFGESIRLAQLRRKISTTLLAERAGISRSTLWQIEKGTPTVAIGAYIQVLFVMGLEKNWLAGVTEDPLGRKLQDIGLITKKRAPKRRKKSNSDEEN; from the coding sequence ATGAAATCTCAGGCAGTCATATTATTACCTACTGCAAAGCGAGTATTAGAACAGTTTGGAGAATCTATCCGTCTGGCACAGCTGCGGCGTAAAATCAGCACAACCTTGCTTGCCGAGCGGGCAGGTATCAGTCGTTCTACCTTGTGGCAAATTGAAAAGGGAACCCCTACGGTTGCCATTGGTGCCTACATACAAGTGCTATTCGTTATGGGGTTAGAAAAAAACTGGCTGGCCGGTGTTACCGAAGATCCCTTAGGGCGCAAACTGCAAGACATCGGACTGATTACCAAAAAGCGTGCGCCAAAGCGTCGTAAAAAAAGCAACAGCGATGAAGAGAATTGA
- a CDS encoding DegT/DnrJ/EryC1/StrS family aminotransferase, with the protein MQTSTSGQSRIWLSSPHMGEHERRYVNQAFDENWIAPLGPHVDGFEHDLQNYTGAAHVAALSSGTAAIHLALILLGVGQGDEVICQSMTFCGTSNPIVYLGASPVFVDSESDTWNMSPVHLRAAIKDRLRRGKKPKAIIYVHLYGMPAQADEILAIAREYDIPLIEDAAEALGSVYYGRPCGTLGDMSIFSFNGNKIITTSGGGALLSNNKEWIEKARFLATQARDAAPHYQHTQIGYNYRMSNVCAAIGRGQIEVLDQRVAQRRANHDFYESWLGRWPGVSFLREPKGVLANRWLSCILIDPEEAGFTREDMRLALAADNIESRPLWKPMHLQPIYADCPFYGDGTSEFLFERGLCLPSGSNLTPEDRARIREAAESVKTNAVWI; encoded by the coding sequence ATGCAAACTTCGACTTCCGGCCAATCAAGGATTTGGCTCTCTTCGCCGCATATGGGCGAGCACGAACGCCGTTATGTTAATCAGGCATTCGACGAAAACTGGATAGCCCCGCTGGGACCTCATGTGGATGGCTTTGAACACGATTTACAGAATTATACGGGTGCGGCTCACGTTGCAGCGCTCAGCTCGGGAACGGCAGCCATTCATCTGGCACTCATTCTGTTGGGTGTAGGCCAAGGCGATGAGGTTATTTGCCAATCAATGACTTTTTGCGGCACATCTAACCCGATAGTTTATTTGGGTGCATCGCCTGTTTTTGTGGACAGTGAATCCGACACATGGAATATGAGTCCCGTGCATCTTCGTGCCGCTATTAAAGACCGCCTGCGTCGTGGTAAAAAACCCAAAGCTATTATCTATGTGCATTTGTACGGGATGCCCGCACAAGCCGACGAAATACTGGCCATTGCCCGCGAGTATGACATCCCTCTGATAGAAGATGCGGCAGAAGCCTTGGGCAGCGTTTATTACGGGCGGCCATGTGGCACGCTTGGCGATATGAGTATTTTTTCATTTAACGGCAATAAAATTATTACCACTTCGGGCGGCGGGGCGCTGCTTTCCAACAACAAAGAATGGATAGAAAAAGCCCGATTCTTGGCCACACAGGCGCGAGATGCTGCACCACACTATCAGCACACGCAGATTGGCTACAATTATCGGATGAGTAACGTCTGCGCGGCTATTGGCAGAGGTCAGATAGAAGTTCTTGACCAACGGGTAGCACAGCGGCGCGCCAATCATGATTTTTATGAGTCATGGTTGGGCAGGTGGCCGGGTGTATCGTTCCTGCGCGAACCAAAAGGGGTGCTGGCCAATCGTTGGCTTTCCTGTATTCTGATAGACCCCGAGGAGGCAGGCTTTACCCGTGAGGATATGCGCTTGGCACTGGCGGCAGATAACATAGAATCGCGTCCGCTTTGGAAGCCGATGCACCTGCAACCCATTTATGCTGACTGTCCTTTCTATGGCGACGGTACCTCGGAGTTCCTGTTTGAACGGGGCTTGTGCTTACCTTCCGGCTCTAATCTTACGCCTGAAGACCGCGCCAGAATTCGCGAAGCGGCAGAAAGCGTAAAAACCAATGCGGTGTGGATATAG
- a CDS encoding nucleotide sugar dehydrogenase, with the protein MLNNPNTQTIAVIGLGYVGLPLAVEFGKQQPVIGFDINENRIQQLKNGIDHTLEVDSDSLRAATHIRYTSDPAELRNATIFIVTVPTPVDEYKQPDLRPIISASTTVGKALKKGDIVIYESTVYPGCTEEDCVPILEKQSGLKFNQDFFCGYSPERINPGDKEHTIRKIKKVVSGSTPEAAQTIQALYASIIDAGTHLAPSIKVAEASKVIENAQRDINIAFVNELALIFDRMGIDTKEVLTSARTKWNFLPFSPGLVGGHCIGVDPYYLTHKAESIGYHPQVILSGRRINDNMGTFIAQKVVKLMIHKSTNIKTARVLVLGITFKENCPDIRNSKVIDVIRELKEFGTHVDVYDPWASPEEVRHEYGIDLLPSIGGTYDAVILAVAHKEFKDLELNSLKHEKTVIYDVKGFYDKSQVTARL; encoded by the coding sequence ATGCTTAACAACCCTAACACACAAACAATTGCCGTTATTGGACTTGGTTATGTAGGTTTACCATTGGCCGTTGAATTTGGCAAACAACAACCCGTTATTGGTTTTGACATCAATGAAAACAGAATTCAACAACTTAAAAACGGAATCGACCACACATTAGAAGTAGATTCGGACAGCTTGCGTGCCGCTACCCACATTCGCTATACCAGCGACCCTGCCGAGCTCCGCAATGCTACGATTTTCATCGTTACCGTGCCTACACCGGTAGATGAATACAAACAACCGGATTTAAGGCCGATTATTTCGGCAAGCACGACGGTCGGGAAAGCCCTTAAAAAAGGCGACATCGTGATTTACGAATCTACCGTTTATCCGGGATGTACCGAGGAAGACTGTGTGCCGATTTTGGAAAAGCAAAGCGGCCTGAAGTTCAATCAGGACTTTTTCTGCGGCTATTCGCCCGAGCGAATCAACCCCGGCGACAAGGAACACACCATCCGCAAAATCAAAAAGGTAGTCAGCGGCAGTACGCCGGAGGCTGCCCAAACAATTCAGGCATTGTATGCCTCCATTATTGATGCAGGCACACATTTAGCACCCTCTATTAAGGTGGCAGAAGCCTCCAAAGTTATTGAAAATGCCCAGCGCGATATCAATATTGCCTTTGTGAACGAGCTGGCACTTATTTTTGACCGAATGGGTATTGATACGAAGGAAGTACTCACCAGTGCTCGCACGAAGTGGAATTTTCTGCCCTTTTCGCCCGGTTTGGTGGGGGGGCACTGCATCGGCGTTGACCCGTACTACCTCACACACAAGGCAGAAAGCATCGGCTATCACCCGCAGGTTATTTTGTCGGGCAGGCGCATCAACGACAACATGGGCACCTTTATCGCCCAAAAGGTAGTGAAGCTGATGATTCACAAAAGCACCAATATTAAAACCGCAAGAGTGCTCGTATTAGGCATTACTTTCAAAGAAAACTGCCCCGATATCAGAAACTCCAAAGTGATTGACGTTATCCGCGAATTGAAGGAATTCGGTACACACGTGGATGTATATGACCCGTGGGCAAGCCCCGAGGAAGTTCGCCACGAATACGGCATTGACTTGCTGCCGAGCATTGGCGGCACCTACGATGCAGTTATTCTTGCCGTGGCACACAAAGAGTTCAAAGACTTGGAGCTCAACTCATTGAAGCACGAAAAGACAGTGATTTACGATGTGAAGGGCTTCTACGATAAATCGCAGGTAACGGCGAGATTGTAG